In Chaetodon trifascialis isolate fChaTrf1 chromosome 8, fChaTrf1.hap1, whole genome shotgun sequence, the DNA window GGGCGAAGGCCATGGAGTGCAGGACCAGGCTGGAGGAGTACAAGCACAGAATGCAGGGGCTTGATTTGTGTGCTGTTCAAAGCGTCGTTCAAGAGGATTCAGAGACGGTCTCAAAAGCTGGTGCGAATACAGCCACTGCCACTGGGACTGCAGCCGTTTCAATCGAGGGCCCAAAGTGGCAACAATCTGATCCAGATGGGGATGTAAATATTAACAGGAAGTTCCTGCCCAGAGAAGACTTCAACCCTCCTCATGCTCTAGTTCCTCCCAGCCAGATAAAGGAGCGACGGCCCACAGGGCCCACCGAGCTGAGGGAGTGGTGGACACGCTGGTCTGAAGCCCAAAGCCCTCCATCACAGACTAAACAGAAGGTGATTCACCGCTCTGAGCTCACTATATATCTGGGCAGCACCAAGGTTTAGACCGATGTCAGAGTCTATGAATACCCTGAGTGGTCCTGATGTAACTTGTATTGAGTGCTTGTTTCCGATGCTTGTGTCCTCCATGTGTTTGGGATAGAGCAGCACTGTGGCGCACCAGTCTCCACAAGAGCAGACCTCTTTTGGTTTGTTCACTCAAGTGAGACCCTAGTGGTTAAATAGGCTCTATATCAGAAGTGCACAGGACTGAAAGCTTTCAattatttttaaagcttttaatgttTCCCCAGTGGAGCACTCAAATATGCATATGCACCTTTGTAACACCTGTAGCTTATTTCTTGTCCTCAGGTAAACAGACTATAGAGTGCGATTGTTATCACAGCAACTTAATGCTTTGAAGGTGTTTTATTTAGTATTGAGTCAGATTTGCAGCCTTTCTCTGAAATAAAGACGAttacaaaataatgattttcaTAAAACTTTAATTCAACTGTTGTTTCATTCAAGACCAAAAAGTACATAAGAACCTCTTTTATGTGGTTCAACTGAAACCCAGTGATCTCCAAAGTTGAAATTAATTTCGACTAACTTAATGTGCAGAGGCACGACAGCTCACCCACCATGTCTCCAGAACACAGTAACCGAGCCTGATtcttaatgcttttttttttagactgaACTTCTAACTTTACCTTTCTCCTTCTTGAAGTTAAATTTCTTTCATTATATCTGAAGTTTGAACTTTcactaagaaaaaaaagcacacattacatacagtatagtTCAACCCACAGGCTTGGGATGCATATCAGTTTTATTTCTACTAGAAAAGAAAGCCACCCTAAGATTGTTCTGAATATTTTGGCGGTTGGCTGGGAACAGAGGATACatctaattttcttttttttttttcatttcatttcgcTTGTAGTTTTAGGCACCTTAATCTTATTTAAGTCAATATTAGCAGATTGAAtttcaatggaaaaaaaagcaaaaatatgtgcaaggaaaaaacaaaacaaaaaaaacatagtaTAAAAGAACTGCAGATATAAGATGCCACGAGGAATTCTGCACCTGGGAAAGAAATGCTCAAGTGGAGCATGTGAATACCAAAAAGGTATCTAAAGGCTCCAGATGGGTAAAAGAAAATCCCATTAGATTAACTACTTTGACATTCACatacacctctctctctctctctctcgctcacacactcgCACCATGCTTTCACGTCAGCTCTTcaataaagcattttaaaacTGCTCAAAAAAAACGAGCAGAGAAGAATCCTCAGTTTAAGCTCGCACATATGAGAAATATGATCCTCCTTATGGAGGGAACTTTGCTTTGCTTTATGCGTCTTGTAGGAAAGCATACAGTAGTGGAAACTTTACAATGAAACCATTTTAAGTTTCCGTGGGTAAAGGAGCAAAaattatgaggaaaaaaaaacaaaacaaaacggaGCAGATGCTCAAAAGACATGCCTACAGTCACACTCAGTCATCCAGGCAAGACTACTGGACAGATTACAGGTGCAGAATTCCAGACAAAGCAGATCCAAAAGATAAGAGACAGACAGCCACACAGTCATCACTCTGATTTAGAGGGACACGACCCTCAGAAACAAATACCTCCATTACACACTTTAATGACTTCTAGGAtacatcacacacgcacacactcagatcCCATGTGCACTGCAGTGTGGAACTCTGTATCAAGTACATCTTACATGGGAGGCAGGGAACTGTGGAATGAGAAAAGTTCCCTCGCAGGTATCGATGGGGACAAAGATTACACATGCCgattactgtatgtgtgcgtatgtttTGTGTATGAGTTTGAGTACAAGCATGTGTTAAATCAAATTCCCTTATCCCCTGCTGTTGCCCTTTGGGACAGCATCCCACCAACACCAAACAGGGTGGGCTCTGTATTGCTCAGTCGATGACACCAGGCTGGCGGGTCTTGCGCTCCACGTTGAAGCCCTGTGAAGGAGAGGACAGACGTCATTAACACTGGAGCTTACATAAAACGCAAAAGGTATTCCAAAGGTAATTGACAGTTTCAGGAAGGAAAATCTAAAGCCTAGCCCGTTCCCATTATCAGAGAAAACCTCAAAACAAACCTATATGTAGCAGcattaatgctaatgtttgccAGATAACAGCTGCTGATCTCTCTTACaccaaacagtttttttttgtaggATGGCTATtttacactgacacacactctcattacCAACTTTGTATTTACAATATTAAATTAAGTTAAATTGGTGTTTGATGCTATGATTTCATTAGGATTACATATCAGGTCAAAGAACAGCAGTTATTTTCCTTGTACAGACAAAATGTGGCAATGACACAGGCTTGGTTGTACCTTTGAATTGTCGGGACCACGGGGCTGTCTTACTATGACCAGGCGAGGAGCACTGGCGTCGTCAAGAGTGATGCTCTTCAGTCGGTTCACCAGACGATCAGGACGCGGAGTCACCACTGGTTTAGGCCCCTCACTGTAACATTTAGGtacatgatgaaaataattggtCTCAATGCTACTTGAAAATGTTAGCAAACACACTTATTGTAAGTTGGAGTTTCATGGTTCCAAAATGTAAACCAGGGTCTGCACCATTCGTTACCTGACTCTGCGTACGTTGCAGGCACTACATTTTCCTGTGCGTTGATTGAGGACAACTGAGAACTCCACCTCATCCCCAGTCTGGAGCTCAAGGCCATCTTGTACTTCTTTTACATGAAAGAACAGCTTCTTGCTCTCACCAACTTCATATGTGATGAAGCCAAACTGGGGGGGGCGACAAAATAACTTCAGGATTCATTCACTCCAGCCTAACCTGTGCTGTAGTAGCCTCCAACACTGATGCAATGAGCGCTAATGAAATTAAAGACAAATAACTGATCACTACCTGGTCTTTGACACACTCCACCATGGCTCTGCGCTGAGGGACCACATTACAGGCCATCTTCTGTCCAGTTTGGCCAACTGTGCAAACCTGGAACTTCACAAGTTCACCTTTCTGCAGACAGTCTGCCTTGTTTGCCATACCCATGATTCCAAAGGGATAATTCTGCCCTTTAGTTCCACCTGAAACATCCACAAAGGGACGAGGGTCAACATCATCTCGATTCTTCCAAGGAAACAGTGCGTGTTAAACATAAGGTCTATCAAGAGCCATCATAACTTGACACAAACCTTCCTCTGTGACTTCAATAAGCCCTTGGTATTCTGTCTGGGAGGGGTCCACACTGCGTAAGGGACGGATGACTTTTCCCATCATCACTGTTGCACCAACATCCTCTCCGATGCCATTCACtaaaagcagaaacagtggATTTTCACACACCTCGTATCTGTAGACACTCCCATTTACACTACCATGTTAACAAGCATTACAAACATGAATAATGTAAATTAAATGGCTGGATTTAAACCCTCGTACCTGCAGCCACTTTGGTAACCTTTTCAGCGCTgactttgtttccttttcccttaGAGAGAGTGTACTCCACCGTGTCGCCCAGCTCCAAGTTCTCCAAGTCTCCACACATTTCACTTAGGAGACATCAGAGATTTGGATGTGAATTCAGACACTGGATGCCATTAACCAACTACTTCAAAGTCAGTCAAGGACTTAAACCTCTACCTGTAGTGGAAGAAAATCTCCTGGTCATGGTTTGCTGTCTCAATGAAGCCAAAGTTGTCCTTCAGTGTGGCAACAAATCCATGCAGTCTCTTGGCGTTGGAGGCATTGCGGTTGAGGACCCTGATGGAGACTGCACTCTGCTGGCCAGTTCGCTTCACTTCATTGATGGAGAACTCCACCTACAGGACAAATATTTATATGTCAGACACAGGGGGGAAGACAACGGGACTTCCATCTTCATTTAATTCAAGCAAAAGCAGTGAGTGCAGTGTCACTCAGATACCTTATCTCCAACTTGTGGGTGACCTCCTCCCTCCAGGTCCTTAGTATGATATGCCACAGTGAGCTTCACTCCACAGTCTTCATATGCAATAACTCCTTCCTCAGCTTCCTACAGAGtgcatcaaatcaaatctgcaTTATTCTGTCCAATATGGAGCATCACCAATTGTTGGTCCAGCAGCCCCCAGCAACTGTCTCATGAGTGCTGCACCTGCTCCTCAAGAAAACCGATACCGATGCCGCATTGATTCAATCAGATGATTTAAATTATATTAGTTGATGGTGTGCAGGTGGTGTTCACAAGCATACGAGAGGCACCGACATGTGCAATGCATCATTCTGTAGCAGCCTAGTTGGTTAGCATTCAGCTAGTCTACAGCAACAGCTCTCAGTTACAGCCTACAACATAGGGCTGCAGAATTACTCACCATCGTGGTTTCAACTATAGGGAACATTTGAGCAATACTCACAACATTTATTCTCCAGTTATTCAGTCACTGTctgaaccaatcacagcaccCAATTTACCAGCACTATTGTGTTACTAAGTATTAAAAACAATGTACCAATGATGGCCAGGCTGGTTGATCACAGAAAATGGAGTTTCATGATTCTTAATCTGTTCAATTACTTGTCATAATTGTGAATGCAAAGACATTTCTCATTGTAAATTCAAGGGCCAAACATGGATGCCATACTGGTCGTTGTGATTCTGGTTTCATTAACAATTGTGCAGCCCTACAGCGCACTGAATCAGTGGTGTCAGAGTCCATGTTTCTGAGAGTTAATTGGTGATCAAATACCATGCTGTCAAATAAGGGAGTAAGGGAGGCAATCAGTGGGCTGAAAGACTAACCTTTTCTACAACTTTACCCTTCAAAAataagagagacagacatcCATTAGACAGCAAGATGGGTCCACATCACATTTGTAAATACAATAGTCTTACACTGCATTATTTTTTGATTGCTGACTTTAGATTGCTCATCTATGGTCTAAGAATCAAGTCACTGTTCCTGAGACTAAATGTTAGTGGTCTCTATCATTTATTTGTGAGACTTCATTGAGGTGTCCTCATGCAGAACATCTAAGTCCTACCTTGTCTTTTTTCTAACCAACAAGGAGCATGAACAGGACGAAGTCAGTGGAGgagaaagcaaagagagaaattagaactaaaacaaaaaaaagggaaagagggTGATGTGATGATGTGGGTCGGGGGTGAACTATGAGGCCACTGTTTCAAATGCACAGGGGATATTTCCATGAACAATATTTATCAAAATTGTGCACAGTGATACCTTCTCCTTGCTCTTGGTGGGACTGGCATTCTTGTTGGTGGTTGCCACAACTTCTTTCTCTACCACACCCACAAAGCGCTGCTCAGACTGGGTATGGAAGGACACTGTGCCTTTAGGCAACTTCTTGATGCGCACTGCATGGTTCCTCTGAGCTGACAGCATATCCTGGCAATGATAGGGCATTTACTTTTAGCTTGTtattaacaaacaaacacagtgataaTGTGCCTTCGTAAGTAAGAATACAGAATACATACTTTAGTGAAAAGCTTACAAACAGGACCTACAGGCACAACAGTGAATTCCACTTCATCAGAGATGTGCAGTTGGCTCTCCTCTAGAACTTCACTGAAGTGAAAGAACATCCTGGCATCCCTATCCACACACTTAATGAAGCCAAAACCATCGCGTATAGCTGCAATCACCCCCTAGGAGAAGATCGGTAACACAAAGTTACTGTCTGAAAAGGCGTTCACTTCAGGTCAGTGAATATGGCAGCCCCATCCCTTTCTTTCATGTCTATAATGATACATTAGATATTATATACGATATATAGTACACTGACcacttcagagaaaaaaaaaccatgaATTTAATCTTTTGATTCACCATTTCACGGGTCTCCTTGGTGAAGTTAAAGGTATCTGGGAGGATGTCGATGTTGGTAGCCCTCTCCAGCTTGTCTCTGCGGTCAGTGGAGATGTTGAACTGTATGTGATCTCCCTCCAACAGGGTCACCTTGGACTTTGTGTCCTTCTCGCCAAATGGCAGCTCCTTGTCAGTGAAACCAATGCGGGCACTGATACGGCCTGGTAGCGGGTCATTCTGTGGAGGCAGAAAAGTCAAGATTTGTgacagtttttattttctgcagcaaaGTTCCCTGCTTGTTTTTCCAGCACTCCACTTTGCCAGACTTGTAATCTACTTACCTGGTTTTTGGTGGGAACCTTGGGAATGACCTTGACGACAGTGCCTTCAAACTGCTCAATGCTGATATCCTCAAAGATGACTGTTCCTTGGGGGAGCAGCCTCACGTCTGTGGCTACTTCTTTACCCTATGGCCACAAgaacacaaaatgtaaacaacCCTACATACCAAGTCAGGCGGGTCAGTTAAGAGTCACATGTGTCAAACTTGGTCAAAGGTGAATCTATCTTAAGTTCAAAAGTCACTCCAAGTATTTCTGGATGGTAGAGTTGAAGAGTGTGATGCCtacatttctgtctttgatgGTGAAATCAACGTCATCTCCAGCCTGCAGAGCCTCCAGATCACCCTTGAACTCACTGTAGTGAAAGAAGATCTCTTTCACCACATCGGCCCTCTCAATGAATCCAAAAGCCTCCTGAAAGACAACAAATGGTTCAACATAACAGGCACATTAACATACTGGGCAAAATGGGAGATCCAAGGCCTCAATGTCAAGAGTTCAATGGTTAACTTTACAggactaacaacaacaacagcctgGCTCACATTTAAGATTCCATTTGTAATGTAATTTACTCAATATATTATCAGGACAACAGCGGCATTTACCTTTGTAGCACACACCACACCCTGGCACCTCATTTGCTTTTTCTTCACAAGTTGAATATTACGAGCACTGACTGCACCAGTGCTGAAACACAAGAGcgaaaaatagaaaaatggaGTACAAGGTGGGAATTACAGTAACAGTACTGACATGACGTGAAGACTTACTGCTTGTTGGTCTCCATGTAAAAGCTGACTTTGTCGCCTGTGTCCAGGTGGATATTACCCTCCACATCATCAGGAGTGTAGGTAAGGTAGAACACCTCCTGTGGAAAATCACAACCCTGTCAAATTTTGTTAAAAAGGGATTCGGGCACACATATTAACCCAATGACTACTTCAAATTCAAGACCTGTTCTGAAGGGAGAGACTGCATATATATGAAGGACAGACAGCCGTGTGCAGTGGAGGCTGAAGATTTACCCAGTCACCTGGTGTGCCTGGTGCATGCAGACTGAGCCCTGCACTGCATATGGTTGCATATCATTTACATGGATTATCATAAATCATAACATGGAGGCAGGTGTAAGTCGGCATTTTGCAAAACCAGGCTAAGCATGGAACAACTAATTGAGTGTCGTCTGTACAAAATTGTCAAGAGTGGAATTAACATTCTGCCTCTCATGGATCAAGTGTGCTGTAATCCACACCACTTTTCTTACCCCGTTTCTTTCATAACAGACACTGCCAGTGGGCACCTGGCCGGGAGCAGACTTTCCATCCAAGTGCACTGGGATTGCTGAGACAACCTGCAGAAAAGGAGGAAATTGCAAGTGGAGGCAATTAACACACTGCCATGTCAACTGCAGGTCGAATGTTCATTGTTGTACATAGCccaaattaaaataaatcaggACGTgatggatgaagggatgaatGAAATGGCTGAATTGCAAGTGTCACAATAACGAGTATATCAAGTGTCAGATGTCGTGCACTGTCCACAGTTAGCAGAGTTGTATGTGCATGACTGTGCTACAGTGTGAGATCTGCACACGCTGTCAGGCCTCCTTAACGGCCTCTAGCATGTTGATGACCTGATTGAACATGATAGGGACAGAAGAAATCAGTGAGTGTGcggcttttgtttttttactctctccgctttattggtgctgctgtaaactgggatttccccttgtgggactaataaaggaatactcAATTGAATTGTGGAGTCTCACTGTGCTCTGTATGTACACAGATTAATTTTGTGACTACATTACAAGACAAGCACCGCCACTTACATTTAAGGAATTTTACCAGTGAGGCAATTTGCAAAAAGCTGCTGTGGCATGACTCCGCCTTCCCCCGACTGTGCTCAACTTAATgatgcagcagtcagactgacCAACTCTTTCCACTGCTGCACCCCAATGGCACATGTAAAATTTGCTTTGGTTTAACAGACTGACCAACTGAACTATATTAGTTGCTGTAACCATTCACAGAGAAAGTAATACCCTGCTGGGCAATTACATTGATTGCTTTGTTCAACAGACACTCAACAGCTCCAGCAAACATGCATATCAGCACAGCAAGCCAATCtgaaattcaaacattttctaatGTTCAAATTTTACAATGTACTTAAATGAACCCACCCTCCCGACccccaaaacaaaaaacacaatgggCCATATAAACGTTACATTGACAGACAAGGACAGAACCAAAAATAAAATGGTGTTCCTTAACTGGATGAATATAACCATGCAGCACAGTAAAGGGATAGGCGTGCAGGTCTGGCCCCACCTGGCCCGAGATGCGCTCCTCTGGCAGCACCTCTGGCTTTATCTTTAGCAGCTTCACTGCTATGGGCTTGCCAGTGCGCCTGTCAGAGGATACCTCAAACTCTACATCATCTgaggagacagaagcagaagaaaacacacttaGCACACTTTCAAATGATACAGGGATGGTTTAAATCTCCGTCATGTAGTGCTCTTCTCAACAACATGTGTGTGGGTTAAGTATTTATGATTAGTCCAAAGCCTCTCACCTCCTATTTTAAGCTCCTGCAGGTTGCCGTTGTACTGGGAACAGTGGAAGAAGAGACGAGCCTGACGTTCAGAGCACTGGATGAATCCATAAGAAGTCAGGAGCTTCTCCACCACACCAGTCTCTCTAATGCCAGGCCCTGTTCCATTGGCATATGCAGTGTGCCCATTATTATGGAGCATGCCTGGGTCAAAACTCATCTGGGGAAGAGGAGAAGTAAGTGTCACAATGCATCCAGTAGAGGATCAACATAAAGCAGACCAAGACAAAAAAGGCCACGGTTAATGTAGTGTTTGATGccaacctttaaaaaaaaaaaaagaaaagaaaaaagaaaatctaaatatttcaAACATGCAAGGTAGAGCAAACCAGAGGAAGTGGGGAGGGGGGAAAGCAAAGTAAAGCTACATCAGAGTCTTCTGGGGCTATGTGGTCATCAACAGAGGAGGACACATGTTGATAATGACTGGACAGAATTTCAGGAACACATACCATTGACTGGAGAAAATGAACACAATCACCACACTGTGTGGCGCTTCCTGGTGCCATGCACTCGAAGCTAAAATTCAATCAATTTATCAAGTGGTTTTAGTCCTAAATCACCAACAAACCTTTTCAGAGATCCCATGCAAATTCCATGGTTAGACAAACAAATGTTCACAAACCGCTCACCTCCCTCTACCAACCAACCATTGATTATACCGGAAGATTGATAAAAATTCACTTCTGAAAATCTGCCACTCCATCCTGGTTGAACGCGTTTTTCACACAACAAACCATGCTGTTAACGAAAGTCACATGACACAGCAGTCAGTGTGGGCACCACCGAACATGCCCGCTTACAGATCTCTGATACAAGGGAGTCCGCTTGTGTTTTTTACTTCCTGGATGAGGATGACAAGAGATGGAAGAGGAGCGTGGAATAGTCGTGGGACCAGTAGAGGTGGATGGGGCAGAGCCAGTGCTGCGAGCCACTGGAGGTTCAGAAGAGCCTCTTTCCATTTCTGACACTGTGGACAGGACTTGGATATGCTGTTGGGAGGATGCAACGGCTTTGAAAAGAAGTATAGCGATCCGCAGGCATCAAAATTTGTTTAGTTATTGCACAAAAACAGTCACTGTCCAGCATTTGGATACAAATATACAGCATCCTCAACTTGATCTTTCCAGTCTGCAGATGTTTCAATGGGACATCCAGTGTTCGCCCATGCACCAATTTTCGGAGGCTCAACATAAATACAGTTCACGACATCACAGCAATATACAACATGTGCTTCTCTGCGAAAAATTCTCCACTGCTATTTTACAGTTTAGGTCATcacaaccacaaccaccaccactgtTGCTATTACTACTACTCAACCCTGTGAGAAAATCCTGAgaccaaaacaccaaaaccatAAGGCCACTCAGTAACGATGGATCTGCTACCATGACAATCTCACATTACAGTATTGATCAATAGCACTAATAAGTGGTTTAAAACACTAGTGCGTTCGAACAGGTTGTGGCTTCACAGAGCAGGCAGATGAAAAACTAAAAGGATCGACCAGCTTCTGTGCGAAGCCAGTTAAGGGGGAGTGGTTTAAGTGCAGTGTCGCGAATGTTACTCAAGGTCAAGTAAAGTAAAACTACTGAAGATGGAGACAATGCAAATGACAGGTCAAATAGCGGTGCATCTACAGAGAGTTTGTGACAGGTTATGGGTTATGGGGGGGGTCCCAGAGCAGCCTCTCCTGTTAGACCC includes these proteins:
- the csde1 gene encoding cold shock domain-containing protein E1 isoform X10 — protein: MGSPWKGFVEFTLPASPPTAFVSADLSSTSPVGLSLSPYGRSMSFDPGMLHNNGHTAYANGTGPGIRETGVVEKLLTSYGFIQCSERQARLFFHCSQYNGNLQELKIGDDVEFEVSSDRRTGKPIAVKLLKIKPEVLPEERISGQVVSAIPVHLDGKSAPGQVPTGSVCYERNGEVFYLTYTPDDVEGNIHLDTGDKVSFYMETNKHTGAVSARNIQLVKKKQMRCQGVVCATKEAFGFIERADVVKEIFFHYSEFKGDLEALQAGDDVDFTIKDRNGKEVATDVRLLPQGTVIFEDISIEQFEGTVVKVIPKVPTKNQNDPLPGRISARIGFTDKELPFGEKDTKSKVTLLEGDHIQFNISTDRRDKLERATNIDILPDTFNFTKETREMGVIAAIRDGFGFIKCVDRDARMFFHFSEVLEESQLHISDEVEFTVVPVGPVCKLFTKDMLSAQRNHAVRIKKLPKGTVSFHTQSEQRFVGVVEKEVVATTNKNASPTKSKEKGKVVEKEAEEGVIAYEDCGVKLTVAYHTKDLEGGGHPQVGDKVEFSINEVKRTGQQSAVSIRVLNRNASNAKRLHGFVATLKDNFGFIETANHDQEIFFHYSEMCGDLENLELGDTVEYTLSKGKGNKVSAEKVTKVAAVNGIGEDVGATVMMGKVIRPLRSVDPSQTEYQGLIEVTEEGGTKGQNYPFGIMGMANKADCLQKGELVKFQVCTVGQTGQKMACNVVPQRRAMVECVKDQFGFITYEVGESKKLFFHVKEVQDGLELQTGDEVEFSVVLNQRTGKCSACNVRRVSEGPKPVVTPRPDRLVNRLKSITLDDASAPRLVIVRQPRGPDNSKGFNVERKTRQPGVID
- the csde1 gene encoding cold shock domain-containing protein E1 isoform X16 encodes the protein MSFDPGMLHNNGHTAYANGTGPGIRETGVVEKLLTSYGFIQCSERQARLFFHCSQYNGNLQELKIGDDVEFEVSSDRRTGKPIAVKLLKIKPEVLPEERISGQVGPDLHAYPFTVLHGYIHPVVSAIPVHLDGKSAPGQVPTGSVCYERNGEVFYLTYTPDDVEGNIHLDTGDKVSFYMETNKHTGAVSARNIQLVKKKQMRCQGVVCATKEAFGFIERADVVKEIFFHYSEFKGDLEALQAGDDVDFTIKDRNGKEVATDVRLLPQGTVIFEDISIEQFEGTVVKVIPKVPTKNQNDPLPGRISARIGFTDKELPFGEKDTKSKVTLLEGDHIQFNISTDRRDKLERATNIDILPDTFNFTKETREMGVIAAIRDGFGFIKCVDRDARMFFHFSEVLEESQLHISDEVEFTVVPVGPVCKLFTKDMLSAQRNHAVRIKKLPKGTVSFHTQSEQRFVGVVEKEVVATTNKNASPTKSKEKEAEEGVIAYEDCGVKLTVAYHTKDLEGGGHPQVGDKVEFSINEVKRTGQQSAVSIRVLNRNASNAKRLHGFVATLKDNFGFIETANHDQEIFFHYSEMCGDLENLELGDTVEYTLSKGKGNKVSAEKVTKVAAVNGIGEDVGATVMMGKVIRPLRSVDPSQTEYQGLIEVTEEGGTKGQNYPFGIMGMANKADCLQKGELVKFQVCTVGQTGQKMACNVVPQRRAMVECVKDQFGFITYEVGESKKLFFHVKEVQDGLELQTGDEVEFSVVLNQRTGKCSACNVRRVSEGPKPVVTPRPDRLVNRLKSITLDDASAPRLVIVRQPRGPDNSKGFNVERKTRQPGVID
- the csde1 gene encoding cold shock domain-containing protein E1 isoform X12, which translates into the protein MGSPWKGFVEFTLPASPPTAFVSADLSSTSPVGLSLSPYGRSMSFDPGMLHNNGHTAYANGTGPGIRETGVVEKLLTSYGFIQCSERQARLFFHCSQYNGNLQELKIGDDVEFEVSSDRRTGKPIAVKLLKIKPEVLPEERISGQVVSAIPVHLDGKSAPGQVPTGSVCYERNGEVFYLTYTPDDVEGNIHLDTGDKVSFYMETNKHTGAVSARNIQLVKKKQMRCQGVVCATKEAFGFIERADVVKEIFFHYSEFKGDLEALQAGDDVDFTIKDRNGKEVATDVRLLPQGTVIFEDISIEQFEGTVVKVIPKVPTKNQNDPLPGRISARIGFTDKELPFGEKDTKSKVTLLEGDHIQFNISTDRRDKLERATNIDILPDTFNFTKETREMGVIAAIRDGFGFIKCVDRDARMFFHFSEVLEESQLHISDEVEFTVVPVGPVCKLFTKDMLSAQRNHAVRIKKLPKGTVSFHTQSEQRFVGVVEKEVVATTNKNASPTKSKEKEAEEGVIAYEDCGVKLTVAYHTKDLEGGGHPQVGDKVEFSINEVKRTGQQSAVSIRVLNRNASNAKRLHGFVATLKDNFGFIETANHDQEIFFHYSEMCGDLENLELGDTVEYTLSKGKGNKVSAEKVTKVAAVNGIGEDVGATVMMGKVIRPLRSVDPSQTEYQGLIEVTEEGGTKGQNYPFGIMGMANKADCLQKGELVKFQVCTVGQTGQKMACNVVPQRRAMVECVKDQFGFITYEVGESKKLFFHVKEVQDGLELQTGDEVEFSVVLNQRTGKCSACNVRRVSEGPKPVVTPRPDRLVNRLKSITLDDASAPRLVIVRQPRGPDNSKGFNVERKTRQPGVID
- the csde1 gene encoding cold shock domain-containing protein E1 isoform X9, whose translation is MGSPWKGFVEFTLPASPPTAFVSADLSSTSPVGLSLSPYGRSMSFDPGMLHNNGHTAYANGTGPGIRETGVVEKLLTSYGFIQCSERQARLFFHCSQYNGNLQELKIGDDVEFEVSSDRRTGKPIAVKLLKIKPEVLPEERISGQVGPDLHAYPFTVLHGYIHPVVSAIPVHLDGKSAPGQVPTGSVCYERNGEVFYLTYTPDDVEGNIHLDTGDKVSFYMETNKHTGAVSARNIQLVKKKQMRCQGVVCATKEAFGFIERADVVKEIFFHYSEFKGDLEALQAGDDVDFTIKDRNGKEVATDVRLLPQGTVIFEDISIEQFEGTVVKVIPKVPTKNQNDPLPGRISARIGFTDKELPFGEKDTKSKVTLLEGDHIQFNISTDRRDKLERATNIDILPDTFNFTKETREMGVIAAIRDGFGFIKCVDRDARMFFHFSEVLEESQLHISDEVEFTVVPDMLSAQRNHAVRIKKLPKGTVSFHTQSEQRFVGVVEKEVVATTNKNASPTKSKEKEAEEGVIAYEDCGVKLTVAYHTKDLEGGGHPQVGDKVEFSINEVKRTGQQSAVSIRVLNRNASNAKRLHGFVATLKDNFGFIETANHDQEIFFHYSEMCGDLENLELGDTVEYTLSKGKGNKVSAEKVTKVAAVNGIGEDVGATVMMGKVIRPLRSVDPSQTEYQGLIEVTEEGGTKGQNYPFGIMGMANKADCLQKGELVKFQVCTVGQTGQKMACNVVPQRRAMVECVKDQFGFITYEVGESKKLFFHVKEVQDGLELQTGDEVEFSVVLNQRTGKCSACNVRRVSEGPKPVVTPRPDRLVNRLKSITLDDASAPRLVIVRQPRGPDNSKGFNVERKTRQPGVID
- the csde1 gene encoding cold shock domain-containing protein E1 isoform X17, coding for MSFDPGMLHNNGHTAYANGTGPGIRETGVVEKLLTSYGFIQCSERQARLFFHCSQYNGNLQELKIGDDVEFEVSSDRRTGKPIAVKLLKIKPEVLPEERISGQVGPDLHAYPFTVLHGYIHPVVSAIPVHLDGKSAPGQVPTGSVCYERNGEVFYLTYTPDDVEGNIHLDTGDKVSFYMETNKHTGAVSARNIQLVKKKQMRCQGVVCATKEAFGFIERADVVKEIFFHYSEFKGDLEALQAGDDVDFTIKDRNGKEVATDVRLLPQGTVIFEDISIEQFEGTVVKVIPKVPTKNQNDPLPGRISARIGFTDKELPFGEKDTKSKVTLLEGDHIQFNISTDRRDKLERATNIDILPDTFNFTKETREMGVIAAIRDGFGFIKCVDRDARMFFHFSEVLEESQLHISDEVEFTVVPDMLSAQRNHAVRIKKLPKGTVSFHTQSEQRFVGVVEKEVVATTNKNASPTKSKEKEAEEGVIAYEDCGVKLTVAYHTKDLEGGGHPQVGDKVEFSINEVKRTGQQSAVSIRVLNRNASNAKRLHGFVATLKDNFGFIETANHDQEIFFHYSEMCGDLENLELGDTVEYTLSKGKGNKVSAEKVTKVAAVNGIGEDVGATVMMGKVIRPLRSVDPSQTEYQGLIEVTEEGGTKGQNYPFGIMGMANKADCLQKGELVKFQVCTVGQTGQKMACNVVPQRRAMVECVKDQFGFITYEVGESKKLFFHVKEVQDGLELQTGDEVEFSVVLNQRTGKCSACNVRRVSEGPKPVVTPRPDRLVNRLKSITLDDASAPRLVIVRQPRGPDNSKGFNVERKTRQPGVID